The following DNA comes from Candidatus Poribacteria bacterium.
TTTGATGGCGATTACATCTGGTTCAACAACTGGGCTTCTTCACCGAACGGTGGGATTATACGGTTTCATCGCCCCACTGGCGCGTGGCAGCGTTTTACGCGCTTAGATATTCTCCAGTCAACCCGGAAAAGATCGATGACCACAGTACGTTGGAGCTATGTGGATACAGATGCAGTTTGGTTTACCACGGACTACGGGATCCTTCGCTACGATAAAATGGCGGATACGTGGCAACATTTTACGATAGAGGAGGGCCTTCCTACGAACGATTTAGACAAAATTGCCGTGAGCGAACACAGCGTCTGGGTGAGTCCAATGATCGGTGTCGAATTGAGCCATTATAGTAAAAAGACTGGAAAATGGACTGCAATTTCGCCTAGTAAAGAGATGCAAATTGAGCGGTTGAAATCACTGGCGGTTGATGGGCCGGAGGTCTGGTTTGGGTCGGGACGTGGACTTCACCGTTATAATGAATTTACCGGTAAATGGCGTGATTTCACGCCGAGGGACGGACTAGCCGGCAGAGGTGCCGAGTGGATTACCGCGGACGAGGATTTCATTTGGGTTGCACGTTCGGAGTGGGACAGAGACAGTAACCGCCCGCTGTCACGATACAATAAAAAAACGGAGAGGTGGGACACGTTTTCAACGAGTGACGTGCTTGCGTCAGACACCATTAGGCGAATTATTGCCACAAAGGACGATGTTTGGATACTCTACAGACCTTGGACGAAGAAGGGGGTTACCCGATACGATAGACGCACCGGAGAGTGGACGACAATCAAGTCTGGGCGTGGAACGCTTGAGTTAGCTACCGACGACGACTACCTCTGGTTAGCCGTACCCAATAATGGGCTCAGGCGGTTCCATTTCGCATCTGGCACTTGGACGGTGTTCAGAGATCTCAAAGGGTTGCTACATAACCATGTAGACGAGTATGGGCTTGCCGTTGATGATAGGTATGTATGGGTGGGCACGTTGCGGGGGCTTTCTCGCTATGACAAACAGAGGGAATCCTGGACTTCCTTCACAGCGATGCCAACCCTTTCGGGACGCACCATCCGGACGGTGGATACAGATGAGCGTTTTGTCTGGGTCGGTACTGACAACGGTTTGTCGCGTTATGATAAGGAATTGGGCACTTGGAAGCAGTATCAACAGGAGGGTGGTTCCGAAGAGATTGCCACCCACGGTGGTCATTGGCACCGATGGCGTCCCAAAAGGAAAGATACATTGTCCGATAATTCGGTGAGTTCGATTGTGGTTGATGACCAGTACGTCTGGGTCGGCACCCGAGATGGAGCGAATCGTTTTGATAAACTCGCCCTACGCTGGGATCAGTACAAAACCGGGCATGGGTTGCCTGCTAATAATGTGACTTCTGTTAGTAATGATGGCAATAACATTTGGGTTGGCACTAACTCCGGGATTGGTAAGTATCCCCGAACTGCAGACGACCTCAACGCTTGGATCGCTTACACGTCCGGCACGGAGATTCAACCTGCATCTGTCTCCAAAGAGTTCGCGGAGTCGTTGGTTACAGATGAGATTTGGTGTATCGCTAGCAGCAAGAAAAATGTCTGGGTCGGTACGCGACGCGGCGTAAGCAAATATGATATTGGTAAGGACACGTGGAAGACTATCACAACAGCAGATGGTTTGGCGAGCGATGAAATCAGTTGCATCGCTATTGATGACGAGCGAGTTTGGTTTGGAACCGATCGTGGTGCGACTGTCTATAATGAGGACACAGAGGCTTGGACTTCCTATACAACGGAAGATGGACTTACTAGCAACAAGGTGACTTCGATTGATGTTGATGGCACTGAAGTTTGGATTGGGACGTATAATGCGGGTGTGAGCCGCTTTGACCCGTCGGCGAATAGCTGGCTAACGTACACCCGAGAGGAAGGTTTGGCTCATAACGGGATCCTCTCTATCTCAGTAGGAGATACTTATGTGTGGTTCGGCACCTATCGTGGCTTGAGTCGTTTTGATAAACACACAGGTATTTGGACAACCTTTACAGAATCTTATGGACCTGAGGATCTTTGAGGCAAAGAAATTGGAAGTTTTTCCGATGGAACTTTGATTTATTTTTTACAATTTCATAGGCAGGTGATGCTTTCTCTAACCGATTCACTTTACGCAGATTTTCTCAGGCTAAAGGGGAATTCCTATTAATGTTTTCAAATGCAGCACAACAATCCGGGTTAACCTCGAGCGGCGGTGTCTCGCATTCCGAAGATGGGCACGGCTTCGGCACCGCGCCTGTTTTCCTTACATCGGTCTGTACGATTCTGGGTGCAATTCTTTTCTTGCGGTTTGGTTACGCGGTTGGTCATGTAGGACTTTGGGGCAGTTTGGCGATTATTGCTCTTGGACACTCGGTGACCATTCCCACGGTTCTAGCGGTCTCTGAGATAGCAACTAACCGCCGCGTGGCAGGTGGCGGCGCATACTACATTGTTAGCCGTTCCTTTGGTCCGACTATCGGTGGTACAATCGGGATCACTCTATATCTTGCCCAAGCGATCTCAATTGCTTTTTATATGGTGGCGTTTGCAGAAGCTCTGGAGCCCCTCTATAAATGGGTAGCTGTTACATACGAATTCAAGCTGGACCACCGCTGGGTGAGTCTTACCTGCACGCTCCTCCTTATCGCGCTGATGTTGATTAAGGGTGCCGATTTGGGTGTGTGGGGCTTATGGGCGGTCAGTGCAATCCTAGTGGTCTCAATCGGTGCGTTCCTTTTTGGAATGGGGCCCGATGAGATTCGGCCGGAAGGGCTAAACATCACGGCACGAATCGAAGGTGGTGACAGTTTCGGCACGGTTTTCGCGATCTGTTTCCCTGCTTTCACCGGCATGATTGCGGGACTTGGGCTATCCGGCGACCTGAAGAACCCTCAGCGAAGTATACCTTTGGGTACGATTGCCGCGACGATCGCAGGAATGGTGATATACGCACTCGTCGCTGTCAAGCTGGCGCAGAGTGCCACGCCTGAAGCACTTGTCGCCGATCAGTTTGTTATGGCGAAGATTGCCTTGTGGGGGCCCGCGATCTACGTTGGATTGGGTGCAGCAGCACTGTCTTCGGCTCTTGGCTCGATTTTGGTCGCGCCCAGAACGCTCCAGATGCTTGGTCGTGACAATGTTTTACCGTTTTCTCAGTTGAACCGTCTGATGGAAAAAGGGGTGGGTCAGACGCAAGAACCGGTATATGCAACTTACGTCTCAGGTGCAATCGCGATTGTATTCGTGGTGGCTGGCGGTGTGGACTTTATCGCCCGAATCCTCACCATGTTCTTCATTGTGACATACGGCGTTCTGTGTGCGGTATCGTTCCTTGAACACTTTGCAGGTAATCCGTCCTATCGTCCCACGTTTCATTCTCGCTGGTACTTGTCGCTAGTTGGTACCGTGATGTGTGGCTTGATGATGATTCAGATAAACGTGTTGTATGCGTTCATCTCGATCTTTATGATGGTGGCAATCTACCTCGGGCTCCGCCATGGCCACAAGGGACAGCGTGACTTGACGGCAATTTTTCAGGGGACGATGTTCCAGCTAACTCGGTGGCTGCAGATTACCTTGCAGCGGAACCGTGGTATCTCCCCTGAGGGCGGGTGGCGTCCATCAATTGTCGCAGTGACTCAATTTGGCGAGCGTCGGCTTGGGCATTTTGATCTGCTCCGTTGGATTTGCCATCGGCACGGGTTTGGTCATTTCATCCAGTTCTTCCACGGCGATTATTCGTTTCTTGACGAGATTGAGGCTCGTATTCACGTTGACGAGTTAATCCAACGGACAGAGGTCAGCAGGGCAGGCATCTTTGTTGATACCCTGATTTGCCCGACGTTTCAGCTCGCCGTTGCACAGACGTTGCAGATGCCGGGTATTTCTGGCCTGCCAAATAACTCTATCCTGTTTGAGTTTGATCGGGAAAATATTGATGAAATCAGTGATGTCGGACAGGGTGCTCGGCTCGCCATTAGTTCGATGTTCAATGTCCTTATACTGCGATCGACGAAGTACCGATTCGGGTATCGGTCTTCGATCCATGTATGGGTGACCGAAGAGAACTTGATGAACGCTCCAATGATGCTAATGCTCGCGTATATCATTGTAGGTCATCCGGAATGGAGACGTGCTGAGATTCAGCTTTTTGCGTGTTTCGAGTCTGAAGATGCGGAACGTGAGGCGGATAGGCTCTCGGCGTGGATGAGGGAAGGACGGCTGCCGATTTCAGCGCAGAACGTGACTTCTGTTTCGTGCAGCAATGGGGAAGCATTGGAGCAAGAGGTGTCCCATTACTCTTCTCAGGCTGACTTAGTTATTGCAGGTGTAATGGCGGACAATCTCGAACCTGAGCTGGCGACCCAAACACTGCGGCATTACGCGGGTGCGAACGATGTGCTCTTTGTCCATTCAATTGAGCGGATTGCAATTGATTAGACGGCAGCCTAATGCGTAATGTGTAATATGTAAAAAGACACGGTAGATGCCGCTCGGTGTGGGTCGTGCCGCTAAGTTCATAATATGCTGGAACCGCAACATATGCGAAAGGATATAAGCCGTGCAAGAGCGTGTGATACTCGTTGACCGCATGGGCAGAGAAATCGGTACTGAAGAGAAGTTAAAGGCACATCGCGAGGGTAAACTGCATCGCGCATTTTCGGTTTTCATCTTCAATAAGTTAGGGGAACTGCTGCTTCAGAAACGGTCAGAGACAAAATATCACTCGGGTGGGTTGTGGACGAATACTTGCTGTAGTCATCCACGTCTTGGTGAAAGTCATAATTGTGCGGCGAGACGGCGGCTCAATGAGGAGATGGGTTTCGATTGTGAATTGACTGAGCTTTTCAGCTTTATCTATCATGCCAAACTGGAGAATAGCCTATTTGAGCACGAGTTAGACAGTGTCTTTGTTGGACGCTATGATGGTCAACCGGTGCCCAATCCTGACGAAGTTGAGGATTGGAAATGGATGGAACCCGAAAAACTGAAGCGGGATGTTGGAGAAAACCCTGAGCATTATACCTACTGGTTCAAATTGATACTTAATTGTGTTGTTAAGCAGTACCAAACGGTTAGTTCTCTGAATGAAATTTAATCAATTTGTTCATGTAAATTTCATAGTGGCGCTATTACTTTTGTTGTATATTAGTACAGCTGCAGCGAATGAACCGGTAGAAGAAACACTGAAAAGGGCGCGCAAGCAATTTTATGCCGCTATTGAGGACAAAAAGCAGATTGAACCAACAATCAAGCTGTTCGAGCTAATAGCACAGGTAAAACCGAGTTACACTGGGCGTACGCAGGTCTATATTGGAGCACTTGTTGCTCTCAAAGGAAAACATGCGTTTTTTCCGCATACCAAGCTCAAGTGGACAAAGCGTGGCCTAGCAATCATGGATAACGGTTTAGAGAAAAGCCCAAATGACATTGAAGCATTATTCATCCACGGCACGACCTGCTACCACCTTCCATTCTTTTTCAAACGTTCTGATGGTGCCCAGCGAGCCTTCAAGGAGATTATCAAGCGGTTGCCACTGGAACGATATACCTATGATCAGCAGCTAATCGCACATGTCGTTGAGTTCTTGCTTGAAAAGGCAAAACTGACGAGCGATGAGAAAACATATCTCCAAATACTCAAAGGTAAATTGGAATTCCAGCCTCCAGTTGTGGATTAATGAAAGTCGAATATCTTTTATTTAATCTCGTCGTTATTGCCGGACCCATAGCCTCCCAATTCAATTGCCAGATTAAGCAGATTTCCCATTGGAAATTGAAATTACTGGCGAGTGTAATTGTCATGATTCCTTATATCATTTGGGATGTGCTCGCCACCGGTTCGCATTGGTGGTTCAATGCAGCATATACGCTCGACTTTCGATTATTCGGTTTGCCGATTGAAGAGTGGCTTTTTTTTATCACGGTTCCATTTGGGTGTTTGTTAGTATGGGAAACCCTGCCTCAAGCAAACAAGGCGACACAGGTGAAGTCTCTTCGGCACGTCAGATCTATTTTATACATGCTGTTGTTGGGGGGAGCATTGGTTTTTAGCATGGGTAAGCAGTATACAGGGTTGGTGCTATTTTGTTTGGGGCTCGTTGGATTGGCAGATAGGTTGTTAAGAGTTGATCTGCTGCTGCAACCGAGGACTTATCTCTATCTTACAGTTGTAGCTGGTTTGGTTTTGGTGTTTAACGGCTATCTCACAGCTCGTCCGGTTGTTCTATATGGTGAGTCATATCAGGTTGGCTACCGAATTTTGTCAATTCCTGTCGAGGATTTCGGATACGGATTCGGGCTGATGCTTTTTAACGCGATTCTCTATGAGAAGTTGAGGAAAATTTGGCATGGAACGTAAGAGAGTGGCGGTCATTGGTGGCGGGCTCGGTGCGTTAAGTGGGGCGATTCGTCTCGCGCGGCTGGGATTCTCTGTACAACTATTCGAGAAGAATCCGACAATTGGTGGGAAGATCAACGAGGTGGTTTTGGAGGGCTACCGGTTTGATACTGGGGCATCTTTATTGACGATGCCTTTTGTTATTGACGAATTATTTGATTTTGCTGGATTCAATCGGTCAGATTATCTGGACTTTATACCAATTGACCCGATATGCCGATATTTCTTTGCCGATGGTTCAGTGATGGATGCAAGTGCTGATAAAGCAAAGATGAAAGCTGCGATCAAACAGTTATCGCCCATTGATGCGGAAGCGTATGAAAGTTTCTTGGAATATGCGGAACGGATACACACTCTGACAGCTGAAATCTTTATGTTTACACCGATTCATGAGTTCAAGAAACTGATGAAGTTCCGTTATTTGCGGACGCTGTTTAGACTTCATCAAATAGATCCGTTTCGGACGATACATCAGAGTGTGTCAGGTTTTTTTTCAGATTCGCGCCTGATCCAACTTTTCGACCGGTACGCTACGTACAACGGCTCAGATCCGTTTCAAGCCCCTGCAACCCTGAATATAATTCCGTATGTTGAATACGGCTTGGGTGGTTACTACATCAAAGGTGGCATGTATCGCTTGGTCAATGCTTTGGAAATGATAGCCCGCGAGCGAGGGGTCGAGATTCATACATCGGTCAAGGTTGAAAAGATTTGTCAAGATGGTAAACAGGTCAGTGGAGTGCGAGCCAACGGTCAGAAGGTTCCCGCGGATTATGTACTGTGCGGTGCAGATGCTATCATAGCGCATGACGAATTGATTGGCGGTCCTCCAAATCAGCGTGAAAAACTGAATCGATTGGAACCATCGTTGTCGGGAATGGTATTCCTTTGGGGTGTTAGAAGTAATCACTCACAATTAGCGCATCACAACATTATCTTCTCTAGTGACTACGAAGCGGAATTTCGGCAGATTTTCAAGCATAGGCGAGTGCCGGATGAACCGACTATCTACATCGCCATAACGAGTAAAGCGGATGCAGCACATGCCCCTGTTGGTGGGGAAAATTGGTTTGTGTTGTTGAACATGCCTTATCTCGCACCGGGACAGATGTGGCAAAAGGAAAAAGTTCGGATGCGAAACTTTGTACTAGGTAGGTTAAGAGAAATTGGTCTCGACATCGAAGATCGAATCGAAGCGGAGCAGGTCTACACACCGGAGGATTTTTCTGAGTTTTATGCTAGCAATCAGGGAAGCATCTACGGCATTTCGTCCAATAGCAAAACTACCGCGTTCAAACGTCTACCGAATCGTAGCCGTGTCCTTGATAGACTCTATTTCGCAGGCGGTTCTGTGCATCCGGGGGGTGGTATTCCTCTGGTTATATTGTCTGGAAAAATGGCGGCATCATTGATTGCTGCGGATCACGGATTGAAAATTGAAAACATCGTTGGTCCGCGGGAGCGGATATGAAACAGAAAATCGTCATCATTGGTTCAGGATTTGGTGGGCTTGCAGCAGCGATTCGACTCCAATCCCAAGGTCTGCAAGTTACAATTCTGGAGAAAAACGCGAAAGTTGGTGGTCACGCCTATCAATTGGTTAAGAATGGGTATACTTTCGACATGGGACCATCTATTATCACCGCACCCGACCTGATTCAGCGAGTATTTAGATGCGCCGGTGTGCGGATGGAAGATTACCTTGATTTAGTCAAACTGGATCCGTTTTATCGCATCTATTTCCATGATGGTTCATCGCTTGACTATACGGATGATACCGAGCGGATGAAACAGCAGATGGCGCAGTTCAATAGGGCAGATGCTGGAAACTACGACGATTTCATGGCGCATACCCGTCAACTCTACGATGCTGTTATCACAGACGGTTTAGGCTCAATTCCGTTTGATTTGCAAACTATGCTTGGTTTTCTGCCGCGTGCCTTGCGACTGCGAGCATTGACACCTGCTTTTAACTTCGTTAAGAGGTATTTTGATGACCCACGTCACCGCTTCACCTTTTCGTTTCATCCGTTGTTTATAGGTGGCAATCCGTTCCGGGCACCAGCTGTTTACTTAATGATTCCTTATCTTGAGAAGACAGGGGGTGTCTGGTTCTGCAAAGGTGGGATGTACAACCTTGTGCGGGCATTAGAGAGCGTGTTCAAAGAACTCGGCGGTGTTGTTGAAAACGATGCAGAAGTGGAGCAAATTGTTGTTGAAGATCGGCAAGCAAAAGGCGTTCTAGCAAACGGACAATTTTACGAGGCAGATGGTATTATTTCCAACGCCGATTTGGTGCACACCTACGGAGAACTTATTGAGCCCGAACATCGTAGGAGATGGTCTTACAAGAAACTCAGGAAAACTCAATATTCGATGAGTGCATTTTTGCTCTACCTTGGTGTTCGTAAAAAGTATCCACAGTTGCAGCATCATACGCTAATTCTTTCTGAGAGGTACAAAGGGTTGGTAGATGACATTTTTGATAATAAGATTCTTCCAGATGATTTTTCAATGTATTTACACATTCCATCGCAAACGGATCCGTTGATGGCACCGGAAGATTGTGAGAGCATATATGTACTGATTCCAGTACCGAATTTGGAGAGTGGGATCAACTGGGAAAAGATGGAGAAAGTGTATATTAACAAGGTACTGACCTTTTTGGAGAACGACTTTGGATTGACAGATTTAAGTACTTCGATTGAGGTAATTGAAACGTTCACACCTTTGGATTTTAAACAACATCGGAATAGTCATCTTGGCAGCGCATGGGGAGTTGAGCCAAAACTAACGCAGACAGCGTATTTCCGGCCACATAACCGAAGTGAAGATATAGAGCAACTTTACTTCGTTGGAGCAAGCACCCATCCCGGTGCAGGAGTGCCTGGCGTGCTGCTAACAGCAGAAACAACGGTAAAGTTGGTTATCAAGGATTTGATAGGATAGATTGGGTCTCCGTCTATTTTGATATTTTGTGTCCTGATGGCTGGTGGGACGAATTTCTAACCCAACTCATCCGCTTGATCCAATACCTGTAGGTGTGTCTAAGATACTAGCAACTTGGATTAGGATAGTCTTCAGTGTTTAGGAATCAATTGAGGGAGGAGATTATATCATGAGATCGTGGAAGCTAACAGACGAAGATCGAGCTGCGTTTGAGTACGCTCGTAGAATAACCGCATACTATTCAAAAAGCTTTTATGTCTCAGCACGAATACTTCCCGCTGATCGTCGGTGGGCAACATACGCGTTGTACGGTTTCTGCCGACACTGTGACAATCTGATCGACACACCACGTCAGCGAACTCGATCGGAAATCTTTGGAGAGATCGAATTCTTGACAGAAGAATTGCAAATTGCCTATAACACCGGCGAGTCCGAGCACCCGGTCGTTCGTGCCTTTATTCTTGTTGCCAGGCGGTATGGGATTCCTATTGGATACCCCCTCGATCTACTCAAGGGGGTTACTATGGATATCCAACAGGCACGGTACATAACATTTGATGAACTCACTTTTTTTTGTTATCGGGTTGCCTCCGTTGTTGGACTGATGATGACACATATCCTTGGGTATAAAGACAAACGTGCTTTTGAATACGCGAAGTTACTCGGGATTGCGATGCAACTGACCAATATTCTGCGAGACATCAAAGAGGATAAGGAGATGGGACGGATCTATCTGCCACAGGCGGATTTATCGGTATTCGGTGTGTCGAATCAAGACATCTTAAATGAGAAGATGACGCCTCAATTACGTGCACTTATGAAGTTCCAAATTAAACGGGCAGATCGTTATTATTCTGAAGCGATCCCCGGCATCTCTCTACTCAAGACGGAATCACAGTATGCGATCTATTCGGCTGCTAAAATTTACCGTGGTATCTTGAGGCAAATTGAAGCGCGAAACTATAATCCATTCACAAGCCGAGTATTTGTGCCACCCATTCAAAAAATTGGGATTCTGTTACACGAGGTGCTTAGGATGAACGTTCTATCGGCGTGG
Coding sequences within:
- a CDS encoding lycopene cyclase domain-containing protein; translated protein: MKVEYLLFNLVVIAGPIASQFNCQIKQISHWKLKLLASVIVMIPYIIWDVLATGSHWWFNAAYTLDFRLFGLPIEEWLFFITVPFGCLLVWETLPQANKATQVKSLRHVRSILYMLLLGGALVFSMGKQYTGLVLFCLGLVGLADRLLRVDLLLQPRTYLYLTVVAGLVLVFNGYLTARPVVLYGESYQVGYRILSIPVEDFGYGFGLMLFNAILYEKLRKIWHGT
- the crtI gene encoding phytoene desaturase, whose protein sequence is MERKRVAVIGGGLGALSGAIRLARLGFSVQLFEKNPTIGGKINEVVLEGYRFDTGASLLTMPFVIDELFDFAGFNRSDYLDFIPIDPICRYFFADGSVMDASADKAKMKAAIKQLSPIDAEAYESFLEYAERIHTLTAEIFMFTPIHEFKKLMKFRYLRTLFRLHQIDPFRTIHQSVSGFFSDSRLIQLFDRYATYNGSDPFQAPATLNIIPYVEYGLGGYYIKGGMYRLVNALEMIARERGVEIHTSVKVEKICQDGKQVSGVRANGQKVPADYVLCGADAIIAHDELIGGPPNQREKLNRLEPSLSGMVFLWGVRSNHSQLAHHNIIFSSDYEAEFRQIFKHRRVPDEPTIYIAITSKADAAHAPVGGENWFVLLNMPYLAPGQMWQKEKVRMRNFVLGRLREIGLDIEDRIEAEQVYTPEDFSEFYASNQGSIYGISSNSKTTAFKRLPNRSRVLDRLYFAGGSVHPGGGIPLVILSGKMAASLIAADHGLKIENIVGPRERI
- the crtI gene encoding phytoene desaturase, which produces MKQKIVIIGSGFGGLAAAIRLQSQGLQVTILEKNAKVGGHAYQLVKNGYTFDMGPSIITAPDLIQRVFRCAGVRMEDYLDLVKLDPFYRIYFHDGSSLDYTDDTERMKQQMAQFNRADAGNYDDFMAHTRQLYDAVITDGLGSIPFDLQTMLGFLPRALRLRALTPAFNFVKRYFDDPRHRFTFSFHPLFIGGNPFRAPAVYLMIPYLEKTGGVWFCKGGMYNLVRALESVFKELGGVVENDAEVEQIVVEDRQAKGVLANGQFYEADGIISNADLVHTYGELIEPEHRRRWSYKKLRKTQYSMSAFLLYLGVRKKYPQLQHHTLILSERYKGLVDDIFDNKILPDDFSMYLHIPSQTDPLMAPEDCESIYVLIPVPNLESGINWEKMEKVYINKVLTFLENDFGLTDLSTSIEVIETFTPLDFKQHRNSHLGSAWGVEPKLTQTAYFRPHNRSEDIEQLYFVGASTHPGAGVPGVLLTAETTVKLVIKDLIG
- the idi gene encoding isopentenyl-diphosphate Delta-isomerase, which gives rise to MQERVILVDRMGREIGTEEKLKAHREGKLHRAFSVFIFNKLGELLLQKRSETKYHSGGLWTNTCCSHPRLGESHNCAARRRLNEEMGFDCELTELFSFIYHAKLENSLFEHELDSVFVGRYDGQPVPNPDEVEDWKWMEPEKLKRDVGENPEHYTYWFKLILNCVVKQYQTVSSLNEI
- a CDS encoding phytoene/squalene synthase family protein; translated protein: MRSWKLTDEDRAAFEYARRITAYYSKSFYVSARILPADRRWATYALYGFCRHCDNLIDTPRQRTRSEIFGEIEFLTEELQIAYNTGESEHPVVRAFILVARRYGIPIGYPLDLLKGVTMDIQQARYITFDELTFFCYRVASVVGLMMTHILGYKDKRAFEYAKLLGIAMQLTNILRDIKEDKEMGRIYLPQADLSVFGVSNQDILNEKMTPQLRALMKFQIKRADRYYSEAIPGISLLKTESQYAIYSAAKIYRGILRQIEARNYNPFTSRVFVPPIQKIGILLHEVLRMNVLSAWEKLCPMHSGINR